A genomic region of Papaver somniferum cultivar HN1 chromosome 7, ASM357369v1, whole genome shotgun sequence contains the following coding sequences:
- the LOC113297416 gene encoding heat stress transcription factor A-1-like — MEGVQNNTTATTMPPSSNNLNGNSPPPFLSKTYDMVDDPTTDAVVSWSSSNNSFVVWNPPEFARDLLPKFFKHNNFSSFVRQLNTYGFRKVDPDRWEFANEGFLRGQKHLLKTISRRKPVNVQAQQQQPQGQSSSVGACVEVGKFGLEEEIERLKRDKNVLMQELVRLRQQQQSTDHQLQTLGQRLQGMEQRQQQMMSFLAKAMQSPGFLAQLVQQQNENNRRIAGVNKKRRLPKHEDNLEDGHSTTAPDGQIIKYQPLLNEAAQAMLMQLNLASPSHRLDPDTNGDSIFIDDIPSPSSTQLDSGSTSNRISGVTLSEVAPTSGHSLLSVSSGYSGMRPSAALSEIQSCGAVTDSVTTTTSPLPDMSILDELEEELTEFPHMQEMGLENGGIEIPGSDFVGHGSGNGEVYNDSLGVDDTISPLESGQFSPDLDVDMLVDGSTTKLPGINDSFWEQFLSTSHLSLGTDENNDAPLAENVGKGEVQQATVHQQQQQQQQNGWNKDGQHHNMDQLTQQMGLLTSENDGAV; from the exons ATGGAAGGAGTTCAAAATAATACAACAGCGACAACGATGCCACCAAGTTCGAATAATCTGAATGGGaattcaccaccaccatttcTTAGTAAAACATATGATATGGTTGATGATCCAACTACGGATGCTGTTGTTTCTTGGAGTTCAAGCAATAACAGTTTTGTTGTTTGGAATCCACCTGAGTTTGCTAGAGATCTTTTGCCTAAGTTTTTTAAGCATAATAATTTCTCTAGCTTTGTCAGACAATTGAATACTTAT GGGTTTAGGAAGGTTGATCCTGACAGGTGGGAGTTTGCAAATGAAGGATTTTTAAGAGGTCAGAAACACTTGTTGAAGACAATTAGTAGGCGAAAACCTGTCAATGTGCAGGCACAGCAACAGCAACCTCAAGGACAGAGTTCATCGGTTGGGGCATGTGTTGAAGTGGGGAAATTTGGGCTTGAAGAAGAGATAGAGAGGCTTAAGAGGGACAAAAATGTTCTTATGCAGGAACTTGTTAGGCTGAGGCAGCAACAACAGTCAACTGATCATCAGTTGCAGACGTTAGGGCAGCGGCTGCAAGGTATGGAGCAGCGGCAACAACAAATGATGTCGTTTTTGGCGAAGGCCATGCAGAGTCCAGGATTCTTAGCCCAGTTGGTGCAGCAACAGAATGAAAATAACAGACGGATCGCTGGAGTTAACAAGAAACGAAGACTACCCAAACATGAAGATAACCTTGAGGATGGTCATTCTACTACTGCTCCTGATGGACAGATCATTAAATACCAGCCGTTGTTGAACGAGGCAGCACAAGCAATGTTGATGCAGCTGAACCTTGCTTCACCATCTCATAGATTAGATCCAGATACCAATGGAGATAGTATTTTCATTGATGACATACCTTCACCATCCAGTACACAGTTAGACAGCGGGAGTACATCAAATCGGATATCTGGCGTCACTCTTTCGGAGGTCGCTCCAACTTCTGGACATTCACTTTTGTCAGTCTCATCAGGGTATTCAGGAATGCGTCCCTCAGCCGCTCTTTCCGAGATTCAATCTTGTGGTGCTGTAACAGATTCGGTAACAACCACCACAAGTCCTTTGCCAGATATGAGTATTCTTGATGAACTGGAAGAGGAACTAACAGAATTTCCTCACATGCAAGAAATGGGACTGGAAAATGGTGGAATTGAAATTCCTGGCTCAGATTTTGTGGGTCATGGGAGTGGAAATGGAGAAGTGTATAATGATTCTTTGGGAGTAGATGACACGATCTCCCCATTAGAAAGTGGACAGTTCTCACCTGATCTTGATGTGGATATGTTGGTAGATGGGTCCACCACTAAGCTTCCTGGCATAAATGATTCTTTTTGGGAACAATTTCTGTCAACTAGTCATCTCTCTTTAGGAACAGATGAGAATAATGATGCTCCCCTAGCAGAAAATGTTGGGAAGGGAGAGGTACAGCAGGCAACAGtgcatcagcagcaacagcagcaacagcagaatgGATGGAATAAGGACGGCCAGCATCATAACATGGACCAGCTTACACAACAGATGGGGCTTCTTACTTCAGAAAATGATGGTGCAGTCTGA